In the Dyella jiangningensis genome, one interval contains:
- the orn gene encoding oligoribonuclease translates to MSQANDDNLIWIDLEMTGLDTDNDSILEIATIVTDKDLRILAEGPVFAIHHPLDRLEGMDAWNRNQHRRSGLWEQVIASADDHAAAEQATLDFLKEWVPPGKSPMCGNSICQDRRFLHRQMPRLERYFHYRNLDVSTLKELARRWAPSIGKGFAKESAHTALSDIRDSIDELRYYRQFMGPLGGES, encoded by the coding sequence ATGAGCCAAGCGAACGACGACAATCTGATCTGGATCGATCTGGAGATGACCGGCCTCGATACGGACAATGACTCCATCCTGGAGATCGCCACCATCGTCACCGACAAGGACCTTCGCATACTCGCCGAGGGTCCGGTGTTTGCGATCCATCATCCGCTTGACCGCCTCGAAGGCATGGATGCGTGGAATCGCAACCAGCATCGCCGGTCGGGGTTGTGGGAGCAGGTGATCGCTTCCGCCGACGATCACGCGGCCGCGGAGCAGGCGACCCTCGACTTCCTCAAGGAATGGGTGCCGCCGGGCAAGTCGCCGATGTGCGGCAACTCCATCTGCCAGGATCGCCGCTTCCTGCATCGCCAGATGCCGCGGCTGGAGCGCTACTTCCATTACCGCAACCTCGACGTGTCCACGCTGAAGGAACTCGCGCGCCGCTGGGCGCCCTCCATCGGCAAGGGCTTCGCCAAGGAATCGGCGCATACCGCGCTGTCGGACATCCGCGATTCGATCGACGAGCTGCGCTATTACCGCCAGTTCATGGGGCCGCT